ATTGATCAGTTGTCTAGTACAAAAGTATGAAAGAATACCTACCTGATATTGTTGAGTTCCCAATTCGGCTTGGCTTTATGCTTCGGTTCTTGGGCTGTTTCGTAGGTTATGAAAATGTTCTGATAGATTTACCACCTCCAATGGTAAGCCTCAACAGGGTATTAAGATTCTACTTTGTTCAAAGTTGACGATATTTGCATACTTTCTGTAAAATTCTGTTGGTTCTTTTGATTGAACAATTAATAATGGAATGTACAATATAGTGCTTGATAGACATTGTTAGGCTGTCAGTGTGTTTGTTGACTTAAGTAAAGGTGTTCCTTTGTAGTTTCGTGGTTTAAATATATCCATTGTTGTATTAGCTCTCCCTtttgtaatagtttgagttATGCTCTGCTTGGTTGGAATAAAGCGTGTGAATGTGTCTAAGATGATGGTGCAGTGGTGCACTATGCCACTATTAGCTAAATCTGAAATGAATCTAACCAGCTACAGAAGGCCAATGCTTCAGTTGGATAAATTGAAACTTTCTGAAAATTAATCATGGAAGTTTCAATTTGAGCCTTTTATTATCAGACGTTCACAAGAAGAATTGATCCATTTACTTGTTCTGGTTGGTCTTTGCAGATTACTCTACTTTCAATTAAAGAAGGAAATGGACTTATCAACATCCCAGAAATTCACTCTTGGGTATGCTGGCCTTGTTGGAGTAGGTGGAGTTATGGGATATATGAAAAGAGGTAGCCTTATGTCCCTTGGAGCAGGAGGAGCATCATCCGCTGTGCTGTATTACGTTTACACACAACTCCCAAATAACCCTGCTTTTGCTTCATCACTCGGGCTTGGGGTTTCAACCATGTTGCTTGGATCAATGGGTTATCGTTTTCATAAGACAAGGAAGGTGTTTCCTGCTGGAGTGGTTGCTCTTCTTTCTCTTGGAATGACCACTGGATACCTACATGGAGTTTTTCGAAGCCAGCACTAGTTTACAATAGAGTGCCTGAAAAATATCATGGTAGGATATTTGTTGAAACTTGGTTGCAAACATTTTGTTATGTGACTGCCTTAGGATGCTTTTTGGACCCAAGGATGATGGTTAGTATTAGTTATATGGAATGGAATGGAATGTTTGTGTTAAAATAAGTTGTAGATTGAGTTACTGAAGCTTTTTTTATGGTACCAACTTGTTTGTAAACTTTCAATTCTATTCGCCCTCTGTACTCGTGTATACAAACACTTCTTTTCTTGGATTCATGAGCGGAAGAACTCCTATGCAGGAGTTACCGATCTTTATAAGGAAATTTTGAGCTAGTAAAATTCTACTTCACTAGGAGGCCAAGGAACAAATATTTCGAGGGATTACATCTAAAACAGCAAAAAGTGAACTATGATAAGATGAACTTTGAACATCTTCCAAAAAAAACAGATCTCTGCCTCATGTCTAGGAGAACTTGAACAAGCACAAGTTGACCACCTATTTTTTCTGCTCATAATCAAGTTTCGACAAATTTGTATTAACAAAACAAGGAGTTGGAAGTGTTTCAAGTCCGCTTAACCCAGCCGCCCAATAGCGGTTAACCAATCTAGTCTAGCCAAACATCAACGAGGCTAGTCCTATTCAGGATGTGGTTCCAGCCAGACTCAACCTCACCCAACAACTAAATTGGCTGTGGTTTTGAACAAATCATATTGTTGTGATATTATCCTGATGGATTCGAATTATAATTCAATCAATCTTAAATAGGTTCGGGTACAATAATATCATTTCATTACTCTTAGACGCGGTCAGAATATCCCTCAACCATGTCTGATTCATAAGTTGAACACGATCATCACGCTATTCATTATAACTTGTAAGGTACTGTACAAGTCTCCCCGATCGTGGATTCTGAAATATGCACACTTTACAAATTGTAAAACCTCAAAAGCCCGCAAATTGGGGAAGTTGGATGATAGGCTAGGATAGCAGTAAGGACGGGAAACAAAATTGATTAAGAAATCCAAGTTATACAATAATGACATTTTGACTTAGATTAATTGACAGCCTGTACAGAGGAAGTATTCTATGTGTTACATAACTTACATTTCTATATGTGCAGTATTATTGATTCCGATTGCCCGTGAGCAGTTTCTATCCCTATTTTTCAAGGGAATGGTTTTCTCTTTCTGGGGCCAAAATAATGCTTTGCTAAACCCTGAAATCTgaattaaaacaattaatttcacTACATAATTATAACCGCTTGCATCAACCATCGCCATATCATCTACCTCGCGGATCTTAAATACAGCATTGTCATTGCTTAATTTTGCGAAGCTCCCAGCTACCCTCTCCATCTATCAGTCGCAATTCCAATGCATGGAATGGAATTAAAGCAGGACGCTGACAAAAGACATAATATTAGaagaaatatttaaataattgaAAGATGACTCATTTTCACTTCAAAAACTGCACAGGCAATTCTAAAGACCAAGAGATATTGACTAAAAGCTTGTTCAGTTCCAAAGCCAAACGTATGTATGGGTAGCAAACCACATACCTGTGACGAAGTAACTACTGTAATGCCTAGATCAGTAGCGAGCGTATACAGGTGCTCCTCCACATCAACGCTTGTGGCACTGTCAGTCATCAAGTGAATAGTCCATCAACAGTGTGATTATACAATGAACTTACAATCAATTTGTCTTGTTCAAAGGGCCAGAAATTATAGAAAACAAAAGGAGTAAACTCATAACCACGTACTTGGTGCACTCATCAAGGATAGCAAATTTAGGCTTGTGGAAGAATAAGCGTGCCTTCAGCAGTTCGGCAGATGAAAAAAAACAGAGAGATTAGACAAGTAGAATACAATTTCCATTAACATTTTCTTAAAGCACTAATATTCCGAACTATATACCAAGAAGCAGAACTCACCATCCCTAACCTCTGCTGCTCTCCTAGAGAGAGAACATCTTCCCAATTTAAAGCAGCACCCAAACCGCCTTCCCTCTCCAATAGATAAGTCAGCTTAACATTTTCTAGTATGACTTTCAACTGCATATCCAATACCTCTGAAGAAGTACAACTGTGATGACCTGAAATCAACATAGGCAAGTTACTTAAGGCACTTTAAAGCATGTTGCAACATGTCAGTAGTTGAATGTCATTATGTCAGATTCAAACTGCTAGTCTATTTATTACAAGTTGTACTAGGAGCTAATTTATGTCAGAATGTTATTATTCACATGTTCAACATAGTTCCTATCTCCACTTTTACACAATAAATGAACTAAATTACATTGTGAAGTTAGCATTCTTAAGGTTGAAGTGAAGCAGCAGCTACACTCCCTAAATTCTAAGTCTGAAACTCTCGAGAGAGCAAACCTCATCACACTCACTTGAGGGCGAGGGTTGGGCCCCCATATTACCATGTGAATAATAACATTCTTTAGCCAGATACCATATCTAATCAGTGGACACACAGGAATTCTTTTATTGATTTGCATGCTGGAAATCCCGGAAAAAGTTGTAGGATGCTTAGCCCGTCACAGGGGTTCTCCCTCGCAACTACGGTACAAGAAGAGGGGAGCCAACAccaattcaaagcaataaatatctACGCACAGTATTAAAAATAGGACTTCTATTAGACCTGAGCAAgcagagtaactatattttcatCCAACTTGATGATAAATATCTACTTGCTGgataaaactaacaaaaatcAGTTACAATGTTATTGGCTGCATCACAGTGTTAGAATTAGTAAAATATCACTTCTTATGGGAAAATAATTCTCAGATGAGATGTCGAGCACAAAATTATTAAAACCCAAATTTTAGCAAAAACGCTGGTGATAATTATTAGCTAAAATTATTAAAGAGTGTAAGATACTACGTGTATTAGTATCTAACTTAAGGATGGTAATAGCCAACAAGGCATAGAAAATTTAAAGCATATGTAGTCTAAAAAACGAAATAGCATAGGCCAACAAGAAATACAGGATCATCAAACAGTCACAGACTCACATCCAGTATCTAAGTTAGTTTGGAACTAAAAGTTAACCATTAGTCAAACACATACCTCCATCCCTCTGCACTCCTCTTATCTCTGCTTCCTCACGTGATAGAGGATAAATGACCTGATCCCTCAGGGTTCCTAGGCAAGTATATGGTCGTTGTGGAACAACAAATATACCACAATTAAATTCGATTCCCTTTTCATATAGTTGGTTTGGTTTTACGAGTCTTCCACTGACAATGGGCCAAATACCACGAAGTACTCTGAAAACTGAACTTTTGCCACTCCCATTTGGACCTAAAAAAATGGCAAATAGTCAGATATCAACAATTGAGCATCAAAAGGAGAGTATAAAGGATGATCAGCTAACCAGTAACAAGAAGACTTCTTCCAGGTACAATGTCACACGTCAACCGCCTTGCCAACAATTTCTGGGACGGGGTGATTATGTCAACATCAGTAAATGAGATGGTGTCTTCAGAGAGCGCACTATTTCCCTCAGATGCCAGTGAAGTTTGAGACAAGTGTTCTGCATGAGCATATAATTAGCTCAGATTATGTCaaataccccccccccccccccccccccccccccccccacaaatTCCtccccaaaaaataaaatatattcagGGTAGGTTAAACAGGTCAAAGAATAAAGAGgacgggaaaaaaaaaataagacataCAATTAAGGAATGGATGCATTTAAATTAACCAATCCTTAAAGGCCTCAATGGGATGAACCCTTGGCAATAAGCATGAGGTAGCATCCTGAAACATACTCATTTTCGTTTCTACACtcttttcttttaacaacacaAAATATTTATGTGTCAGAACTCTCGATTATGACATTTCACATCCATCAAACTTATATAGCACTTAAGATACGCAAATGCACTCAGCTACATGCTTCGGCGCCACTTAGAGATAAGAATATTGGAATCCATACAGATAGAATAGCATATTTAAACTGTAGAATTTTCAATACTACTCATATTACGGTAAAAAAATTCTAGTTACCAGAGTGAGCAGCATCTAAGAACTCATCCAGCTCCATAATTCGATTGATACCACCAGAAAGTTCAACAAATTTCTTATGCAGCTCAAGAATGTCACCAAAAGCTAAAAAGCTTTGAGAGACAACTGATGCCAAGAAGCGTAATGCATGTGCAAGATCACCTGAAGAGAAATTTCCAGAAAGTCAGGGTTGCAAGACAATCTCAAGTTCCTTAAAAGGCGTCAAGCTCTGACAATTAGAAAGAGAAAAATTATCTACAGGTGATATTATTAAAGATATTGCTAACTACACAAATTTGTAAATAATGGATGATTAGACAAGGTATTAAAAGAGTCCAATTGTAATAAACATTCTTtattgaaaaaacaaaaaaacaagagCTAGCACATGTGAAAAACTCCTACAATATTACCTTGTGTGGAAGTCAAGGATCGGTCTCCCTTATGTTCCAAGGCATACAATAAGCTCAAACCCCATGTGACATTATGCGGGAGCTGCTTGGTGACAAAGTCATCAAGAATGCCATATCGCCATTTCTTCTTCATCAGAAGCAACGAGTGATTAAGAAGTTTCTCAAATTTTGATTCTACCATCTGCAAGCATTAGCAGGATCTAAAAATCAGCACCATAAGTCCTCAGCTACTGGCAGTGAAATAATCAACAGAAAGAAGGTATCATACAAATTTCATCAAGACCTTATCATAATTGAAAAGTTGGTCAATAAAACAATGCACATGATAGATCAATACCCAAATCATGATCGAATCTAAGCAAATGCTCCATTCACTTAGTGGCCACTTGAAGGGGCCATATTGCATCAACGTAATGAGATACTAATGTGTACAAGAACTGTGGGACACCGTTATAAATCGGTAAGGACCTGGAAAATGGTTCATCCAGTTCAGGTGTATTTACCGATTATTTCAGGTCATATTCAAGTAAAATACATTGGGTTGGGTTTAAGTTAAATTCAGAACAGATTTAGGTCTAATGTCAATTATGAATATTCAAATAAATCCAGTCATAACTTCTTCTTTTTTTGGGTTGACTCAATTTGAATTGGGTCAATTCAGTCCAGGAAAGAATTGAGTACCTTGTTTCGGATACAATCCAATTATAGTTTGAGTATATTGGATTGGGCAATTAGTTACAAGTCAGTTTTACAATTCCTATTTGTAAGCACTATGAGAAATCCAATATCAACACTCGTAAAGATGAACACGATGACTGATGGATGATATGTTAGAATCTACACTACTCAAAGGAGATTTACACCGGGATTTGAACAAATATTATGGCTTTATTTTATTCCCTATTAGAAAGTTTACTTGCAAAAATACAACGAAAAAGGTAAAATCAGGATTTTCCCAGCAGATTACCCTACATTTGGCTCGTTATTATTCCTGGAGTCAGGTAAAAGTTGTAAAACCTCATAGCTCTACCCTAGCCAATAAATGAGAACATGTACCCTTCTCTTTGGGGTGAGGAAGGGTTAACTAAAATTGAAGTACTCACCGTCTTTTCCCGCGCACCCCCTCCAAAGAAAGCAACAGATTCTGCATGTGTGCGCAACCTCTCATGCATAAACCTAATCAGATACAAAAATTAGTAACAGCTAACTTAATAAACTAGATGCGAGACAGACAGGCAGTTGTGGGAAAAACAAATCCATGTAAAAACCTAAAAGTTCCTTCAAGTTGTTGTTCTTGACTTGCGAGGTCACCAAAATCAGGAGTAACGCTCCTCAGAAATCCAAGTCCAAGCAACATATACGCATATAAGAAAGCAACACCTCTACGACCAGTTAATAGCTTCATTCTCCAAGTGAACCTTAAAGTAAAAATGAATTCCAGTAAGGGTCATACACAGAAAGAGAACACACGGCATCTGGAATTAATATCATAAGCTGCAGTTGCATCTCTTGCTAGTTGATATCAGTGCTTACCATAGAATATCCACAGTAGGCTTCACCAATCCAGTGACAAGCCCGGATAAATCTGAGGTTAACTTTTCTAGATCATGAGTTAGTCTCTGATCAGCATCTAAGCTTTTGCTCGACATGTGGAAAACCTGAGAAAATAATgctttttaaataaataaaagtgctcttgaaataaaaataaaaacactcCGACAAAAAAAGGCTCAGAAGTCACATAAAAAAAGCAGAGAATACATTGAGAATGTTAAATCTGTCCCTTAATTGTTGCTCTAGCTCATACCTTATAGAAAGCATTTTTCCTTAAGTAATTCTTGAGTAAATATTGAGTCAAGCGGATCCTCCATCCAAGAGCCAACCTAGCTTTCAAATGTCTGAAATATGGCAAATATCTAGATCAGACACAACACATCCCTTATGCTAGAATCTTCATGCTTCGATGATATCAAGCAACACAAATACAGCAGCGACTATCATGAAAACGAGAAATAAATAGCTTCATATTCAGAACAGGAGCAAATCCACTGCCAGAGGGATTAAAAAGCCAAAGAGCTATCACTAGAAAGAAAAGTGCATATAACCATCTGCAGACAAAAGAAATCTAACAGCCTCTTCAGTTTAAGAAGACAAAGTTAATGGGTAATGGGTAGCATTCATATGGTGATGAATTCATTCCCTGAAGGCCAGGTCTTTTCCAATGACAACTGAGTTCATGTACTGTTGTCATGAAGCATCTACATTTAAACATTAGTCTATGCAGATCATCCCCACATGAAAGCATTTTTTCTGTCTGTCTTTTTCTGTCTCTAAGAGTGCATTTGATTCACATCATAGAATTCCAAATTGGGTTAGAAATAAAACTCATGGGTTTGAGATGAAGGATTCCTAGACCCCAATATCTGAAACAAAGGGTTTGGTTGAAAATATTCCCCCCCCTCCACATTCCAAATCCATAAACTCTCTTCTTCCCCCCAATGCACACAGGATCTCTCCTTCACCAGCTTCCTCTTACTCCTCCCACCCCCCTCCAACCCTCTTTCCGACACATTTCCAACAAGCATGGAATTGCTAATTGAATGAACCAAACATGAGCCCTGTGTTTGAGAAATTTCAAACCCATACCTGCATAAAACTAAACACCTCCTATTAAGTATAAACAAGTGGAACAGAGTCCATTATTGCTTCATGCAACTTATGTGATAGCTGATAGGATAATAGAATTTTCTAGGAAAGAATCCCCGACTGGAGTGTTTTTTTCACAAATCCTTGTTATTCGTTATCCATTATCAAATGGATCATCAACGAAATTAGATAGTATTGCTAAGTAACTCTCTCAactcattcattatcattatcattaccccattgcctcaaagaggctcccgcaagaagcggggtaaggagGGGTCGGGTGTacacaaccttacccctgcaattgcagagaggttgtttccaatagTAACTCTCTCAACTGTTTGATCTAATATGGGTAGATTAGATCTGATTCAATTATGACTTTATGAGCTATCTGACAACATGACAAAGTGGTTGTCATGAAGCTTTGCAAAGATAAACACATCAAATATGTTAACAATGCAACCTCAATTATGCAAAGAATTTGGAACCTAAATTCTGCTATAGTGGTACCATTTTTGTGATACCAGGAAATATAACCTTATAGAAGGAGCAATGAAAGAAGAAGCGCCACTTTGTAGAACGCTGACTCCAATCAAACGGATAAAGGCTGCCTTGTCCTGCTCCAATACAAATTTTACAGTCGTCCCTGAGGAAAACATGCAATTTAGTTACAATTTTGGCAAAAAGCAAGTGAACTGAAACAAAGAAGTCAATTACCATTCAAAGAGGCAATACGATCAGAGACCCATGTTCTTGAGACAACCAAGAATGCAACTGCAAGTAACTGTGCTCCCTGTTTATCAAGAACAGTAGGTACCTGGAAAAGAAAAGGCATCGCCAAAATGAAACTCTGTTCTTAGCACATTTCTATGCTATGCTTTAAGGGCTGCACCTTTTTTACACAGTGAATGTACAAATAGTGTTCAATTTGCTACTTTTTTCTATATGAAATGCAGAAGTATACTATTGCAGGAGTTTGTCcttgaaatcaaagcaacaacTCAAACAAACTTGAGTATGACTCATATCTCAGAAGGAAAGGTGTAATGAATAAAAAGGAGTGTAAAACACTCAAACTGTTCCAGTTGCTGAAGTACAAACATATTTACAAGCACCTGCttttttttcctaaaatgaACACTGTTTACCCTTAAACAGCAACTAGAGCACTCCCTCTGTCCCCTTTTGTTTGAACCAATTTCCTTTTTGTAATGTCCCCAAAAGATTGCCCCAGAATAAAAATGATAATGGGGACCACAATTACTCTCACATAAAATACATTTGGTCGCACCACCTTTATCTCGTGATCTCTTCTCAACTCCACTCAaccaaaaataaacaaagtaaAAGATGTTCTGTAGCAAACAACcggggacggagggagtatataacaAGCATAAACATATTTAACAGAAAATACAACTTAACAGAAAATGAATGACAATTAGCACCAGCAAGGCAGCAACAGGGTCACAACAGTGTTTACAAGTTACCCCCTAAGCATATATGGAAAAACTATACCATTACTTTATAAACGCTTGTTGTTGATGCTCTTGATATATTGTGAAAGCAGCCACAAAATAACACAACTGCAGTATATTTACTCAAAACAAACATCTTCATTCAAATGGAATCCCCTCCTCGGAAATTCGGTGAAGCTTATCAAATGTATAACACTTTACCTTCCTCCATAATAAACTTATGTTCAGGACCATAGGAAGCTATATTCAGATACAATTATAGCACCTTTTATGATATTAAAAGTATCAAACGGGCAACAATGTGAAGCTTATCAATGTTCAAAGGTTTGCCTTCTTCAGTTCTTTCATATTAAAGCTATCAATGTTCAGGCTTTACCTTGTATCATATGAAGCTTATTTATGCCAGGCACAATATAGCACCTTCATAATATTAACCGTATCAAACAGACATCAATGTGGAGAGTTTTCctcaaaccccccccccccccccactatGCAAATCCCGAATTCACACACTGGATTTACACGATCCTTCTACTCATGCAGGGATACATAATCCGCCCTACATCAATATTATCATCTCATATTCAATGCTAACCAGAAAAGTCCAAGCTGGTCATAAAAACATATCAACTCAATCTATAGTTCCACTGTGAATACCTGGATTAAACTTGCATCGCTTATAAATTGTGGCAAAATTGCGGCAAAAAAGGCACTGTAAGAGTTCTTTAGCTAAGAGAAACTCACCAATATCTTAAACATGTTAGCAATTCTCAATGGCAACATCCTTGGAGATATTTGAAGTTCTGGAACATGGGGCAAAGTTGTAGCTCGATCTAAAGTACGCGATGCTCTAATGACCTCTGATATGTATGATTCAGAGTTTGATCTAGCAAATGTAGATCTCTGGAAAAGAGAACAAGAAATTTTCAGTGCAAATATTTCAGAGAAACTTGTGAAAAGATGAAATATGTTGTACAAGGGAAGAAGAAATAGGTAGCGAAAATTTAAGTTTTTTAGACCTTCTTATTAGTCGCAAAAGCTCGTTGTACAGTCATTGCATCATTTTGGCGGTTAGACTCTAAAGCGTTACTAATATCCATTGCATTCTCATCATCTGCCAAAGTTTCATCCCTGTAAATTAAAAGTACCTTCACGTAAGCAATTTTCTGGTCCATATCAATATctataaatattttaaacttCAGAATAACCAAGTCAAAACTCAACCTTTTGTAGTGAACGCTCCATCCCCCTTCACCGTCC
This genomic stretch from Spinacia oleracea cultivar Varoflay chromosome 3, BTI_SOV_V1, whole genome shotgun sequence harbors:
- the LOC110802233 gene encoding protein FATTY ACID EXPORT 7: MDLSTSQKFTLGYAGLVGVGGVMGYMKRGSLMSLGAGGASSAVLYYVYTQLPNNPAFASSLGLGVSTMLLGSMGYRFHKTRKVFPAGVVALLSLGMTTGYLHGVFRSQH
- the LOC110802222 gene encoding ABC transporter D family member 1, producing MPSLQLLQLTEHGRSFLASRRKSLLLATGILVAGGTAAYMQSRLSHKRTDSIGHCNGPGSLTEGSENDVSKLTAYKGKKQKKNALRSLQVLAAILLSHMGRRGARDLLALVSVVVLRTAVSNRLAKVQGFLFRAAFLRRVPSFLRLIIENVILCFLLSTVHSTSNYITGTLSLRFRKILTKLIHTHYFENMAYYKISHVDGRVTNPEQRIASDVPKFCSELSDLVQEDLIAVTDGILYTWRLCSYASPKYIFWILAYVLGAGTMIRNFSPAFGKLMSNEQQLEGEYRQLHSRLRTHSESIAFYGGEAREEFHIQQKFKTLVNHMGVVIHDHWWFGMIQDFLLKYLGATVAVVLIIEPFFSGNLRPDSSTLGRAEMLSNLRYHTSVIISLFQSLGTLSISSRRLNRLSGYADRIHELIAVSRELGFRDSSSSQRNGSRNFFSEAKYIEFSDVKVVTPSNNTLVENLTLKVEPGSNLLITGPNGSGKSSLFRVLGGLWPLVSGHIAKPGVGSDLNKEIFYVPQRPYTAVGTLRDQLIYPLTADQEVEPLTRGGMIELLKNVDLEYLLDRYPPDTEVNWGEELSLGEQQRLGMARLFYHKPKFAILDECTSAVTIDMEERFCAKVRAMGTSCITISHRPALVAFHDVVLSLDGEGGWSVHYKRDETLADDENAMDISNALESNRQNDAMTVQRAFATNKKRSTFARSNSESYISEVIRASRTLDRATTLPHVPELQISPRMLPLRIANMFKILVPTVLDKQGAQLLAVAFLVVSRTWVSDRIASLNGTTVKFVLEQDKAAFIRLIGVSVLQSGASSFIAPSIRHLKARLALGWRIRLTQYLLKNYLRKNAFYKVFHMSSKSLDADQRLTHDLEKLTSDLSGLVTGLVKPTVDILWFTWRMKLLTGRRGVAFLYAYMLLGLGFLRSVTPDFGDLASQEQQLEGTFRFMHERLRTHAESVAFFGGGAREKTMVESKFEKLLNHSLLLMKKKWRYGILDDFVTKQLPHNVTWGLSLLYALEHKGDRSLTSTQGDLAHALRFLASVVSQSFLAFGDILELHKKFVELSGGINRIMELDEFLDAAHSEHLSQTSLASEGNSALSEDTISFTDVDIITPSQKLLARRLTCDIVPGRSLLVTGPNGSGKSSVFRVLRGIWPIVSGRLVKPNQLYEKGIEFNCGIFVVPQRPYTCLGTLRDQVIYPLSREEAEIRGVQRDGGHHSCTSSEVLDMQLKVILENVKLTYLLEREGGLGAALNWEDVLSLGEQQRLGMARLFFHKPKFAILDECTNATSVDVEEHLYTLATDLGITVVTSSQRPALIPFHALELRLIDGEGSWELRKIKQ